A window of the Serratia sarumanii genome harbors these coding sequences:
- the dsbB gene encoding disulfide bond formation protein DsbB, whose amino-acid sequence MLQFFNRCSQGRGAWLLMALTALVLELVALYFQHVMLLQPCVMCIYERCALFGILGASLVGAIAPKTPLRYAAILLWIYSAWEGLQLAWKHTMIQLHPSPFNTCDFFVSFPSWLPLDKWLPAVFHASGDCSVRQWQFLTLEMPQWLVGIFGAYLLVALIVLIAQFVRPRRRDLFGR is encoded by the coding sequence ATGTTGCAATTCTTTAACCGCTGTTCACAAGGACGCGGCGCCTGGCTGCTAATGGCCCTGACAGCGTTGGTGTTGGAACTGGTCGCGCTCTATTTTCAGCACGTTATGCTGCTGCAGCCGTGCGTGATGTGCATTTATGAGCGTTGTGCGCTGTTCGGCATTCTCGGCGCCTCGCTGGTGGGCGCCATCGCGCCGAAAACCCCGCTGCGCTACGCGGCGATCTTGCTGTGGATCTACAGCGCCTGGGAAGGCCTCCAGCTGGCGTGGAAGCACACCATGATCCAGTTGCACCCTTCGCCGTTCAATACCTGCGACTTCTTCGTGAGCTTCCCTTCGTGGCTGCCGCTGGACAAATGGCTGCCGGCGGTGTTCCACGCTTCCGGCGACTGCTCCGTGCGCCAATGGCAATTCCTGACGCTGGAAATGCCACAGTGGCTGGTCGGCATCTTCGGCGCCTATCTGCTGGTGGCGCTGATTGTGCTGATCGCACAATTTGTTCGCCCACGTCGCCGCGATCTGTTCGGCCGCTGA
- the nhaB gene encoding sodium/proton antiporter NhaB has translation METTLRSALLKNFLGQSPDWYKLTILIFLAINPLVFFFASPFIAGWLLVVEFIFTLAMALKCYPLLPGGLLALEAVAIGMTSPAQVSQEIEHNLEVLLLLIFMVAGIYFMKQLLLFVFTKLLLNIRSKTLLSLAFCLAAALLSAFLDALTVVAVVISVATGFYSIYHNVTSNRPDGDIGDDSDFAGEERKQTLEQFRAFLRSLLMHAGVGTALGGVMTMVGEPQNLIIAKNAGWGFIDFFLRMAPVTLPVLVCGLLVCWLVERFRLFGYGAQLPEAVRDVLKEYDRKATAGRSKQERLKLVMQALIGVWLVLALAFHLAEVGLIGLSVIVLATSLCGVNDEHAIGKAFQEALPFTALLTVFFTVVAVIIEQHLFSPVIQFVLRAEPASQLSLFYLFNGLLSSVSDNVFVGTVYINEARTALETGAIGLKQFELLAVAINTGTNLPSVATPNGQAAFLFLLTSALAPLVRLSYGRMVWMALPYTVVLTVVGLLCVQFTLEPATELLTQWHWLTLPPIDAVGH, from the coding sequence ATGGAAACAACCTTGCGCAGCGCCCTGCTCAAAAATTTTCTGGGGCAATCTCCCGACTGGTACAAACTGACCATTCTCATTTTTCTGGCGATCAACCCCCTGGTGTTCTTTTTCGCCAGCCCGTTTATCGCGGGCTGGCTGCTGGTGGTCGAGTTCATCTTTACCCTGGCGATGGCGCTGAAATGCTATCCGCTGCTGCCGGGCGGCCTGCTGGCGCTGGAGGCGGTGGCCATCGGCATGACCAGCCCGGCGCAGGTTTCGCAGGAAATCGAACATAACCTGGAAGTGCTGCTGCTGCTGATCTTTATGGTGGCCGGCATCTACTTTATGAAGCAGCTGCTGCTGTTCGTGTTCACCAAGCTGCTGCTCAATATCCGTTCGAAAACGCTGCTGTCGCTGGCGTTCTGCCTGGCCGCCGCCTTACTTTCCGCCTTCCTCGACGCGCTGACGGTCGTGGCGGTAGTGATCAGCGTGGCCACCGGCTTTTATTCCATCTATCACAACGTGACCTCGAATCGCCCCGATGGCGACATCGGCGATGACAGCGATTTCGCCGGTGAAGAGCGTAAACAGACGCTGGAGCAATTCCGCGCCTTTCTGCGCAGCCTGCTGATGCACGCCGGCGTCGGCACCGCGCTCGGCGGGGTCATGACCATGGTGGGCGAGCCGCAGAACCTAATCATCGCCAAAAACGCGGGCTGGGGCTTTATCGATTTCTTCCTGCGTATGGCGCCGGTCACGCTGCCGGTGTTGGTGTGCGGCCTGCTGGTTTGTTGGCTGGTAGAACGTTTTCGCCTGTTTGGCTATGGCGCGCAGTTGCCGGAGGCGGTGCGCGACGTGCTGAAAGAGTATGACCGCAAGGCCACCGCGGGCCGCAGCAAGCAAGAACGGCTCAAACTGGTGATGCAGGCGCTGATCGGCGTTTGGCTGGTGCTGGCGCTGGCCTTCCACCTGGCGGAAGTGGGGCTGATCGGCCTGTCGGTGATCGTGCTCGCCACCTCCCTGTGCGGCGTGAACGATGAGCACGCCATCGGCAAAGCGTTCCAGGAAGCGCTGCCGTTCACCGCTCTGCTGACGGTGTTTTTCACCGTGGTCGCGGTGATCATCGAACAGCACCTGTTCAGCCCGGTGATCCAGTTCGTGCTGCGCGCCGAGCCCGCCTCTCAGCTTTCGCTGTTCTATCTGTTCAACGGCCTGCTGTCGTCGGTTTCCGACAACGTGTTCGTCGGCACGGTTTACATCAACGAGGCGCGCACCGCGCTGGAAACCGGCGCTATCGGGCTGAAGCAGTTCGAGCTGCTGGCGGTCGCCATCAATACCGGCACCAACCTGCCATCGGTTGCCACCCCTAACGGGCAGGCGGCGTTTCTGTTCCTGCTGACGTCGGCATTGGCGCCGCTGGTGCGTCTGTCGTATGGCCGCATGGTGTGGATGGCCCTGCCTTATACGGTGGTGCTGACGGTGGTTGGCTTGCTGTGCGTCCAGTTCACGCTGGAACCGGCGACCGAGCTGTTGACGCAGTGGCATTGGCTGACGCTGCCGCCCATCGACGCCGTCGGCCACTGA
- the fadR gene encoding fatty acid metabolism transcriptional regulator FadR, which yields MVIKAQSPAGFAEEYIIESIWNNRFPPGSILPAERELSELIGVTRTTLREVLQRLARDGWLTIQHGKPTKVNNFWETSGLNILETVARLDHKSVPQLIDNLLSVRTNIASIFIRAAVRNHPEQAQEVLAKAAEVEDQADAFNLLDYEIFRGLAFASGNPIYGLIFNGLKGLYTRVGRYYFSNPEARKLALAFYSKLSTLCHEKLYDQVMDTVRNYGKDSGAIWQSMQGTMPSDLTEARR from the coding sequence ATGGTCATAAAGGCGCAGAGTCCTGCCGGTTTCGCGGAAGAGTACATTATTGAGAGTATTTGGAATAATCGCTTCCCCCCTGGCTCTATTTTGCCCGCGGAGCGTGAGCTTTCGGAGTTGATTGGCGTCACGCGCACCACGTTACGTGAAGTGTTGCAACGTCTGGCCCGCGATGGCTGGTTGACCATTCAGCATGGCAAACCGACCAAAGTGAACAATTTCTGGGAAACGTCCGGCCTCAATATCCTTGAGACCGTAGCCCGTCTCGATCACAAAAGCGTCCCGCAGCTGATCGATAACCTGCTGTCCGTGCGCACCAATATCGCGTCGATCTTTATTCGCGCCGCGGTGCGCAATCATCCTGAGCAGGCGCAGGAAGTGCTGGCGAAAGCCGCCGAGGTGGAAGATCAGGCGGACGCTTTCAATCTGCTCGATTACGAGATCTTCCGCGGTTTGGCGTTCGCTTCCGGCAACCCGATCTACGGCCTGATTTTCAACGGCCTGAAAGGGCTGTATACCCGCGTGGGCCGTTACTACTTCTCCAACCCGGAAGCGCGCAAGCTGGCGCTGGCCTTCTACAGCAAGCTGTCCACGCTGTGCCATGAGAAGCTGTACGACCAGGTGATGGATACCGTGCGCAACTACGGTAAAGACAGCGGGGCGATTTGGCAGAGCATGCAGGGCACCATGCCGAGCGATCTGACCGAAGCGCGTCGCTAA